The nucleotide window GCAACAGTTTAGTTTGGAGACGGAAATGCTATATCCATTCTCATAACCACAAAAATTAATCATATCTATAActgcaaattaaccatcaggTATTATCCATAATCATCCACATCGGATAACGGATTCCCCATCGATTAACCGTTATATCCATCTTTgtcaatacaaaaatatattcgttcaattaacgcataataatttaataaatattaatttcgtcattaaatatttgatgtataaaatgattCAATGAATAGAACTTGtggaacataaaaattaaagttaaacattcataatgtcGACTGATCTTTGATATATCCCATAAGTACCATTGAATTCTCATAGATTTTGATTTATATCAAAACTTATGAACATTCCCACAAAATGCAACTCACATAATGCAATTTTTGTATTTACACTCAAAGTAAGGGATTTGGAGAATAATGAatatacatatgtgtgtgtatgtatatattttaataCTTTACTATTAtgaataattatattatatattattcgaTTCGGGGGACAAATACGAATTGGGGACccctataaccatatccaaaaccataaccgaaTAATATTCACAGTTTTTCCCCATACCCAAAATATACCCGAATTTTCACATCCAAATCCAATACATTCGGGTCGTTATCGACGGTTATCGGATTTAATAGTTAGAATTGTCATCCTTAGTAAAGGGCCACTTGTAGGGATGGCAACGGTTCGGTTTGAGGACGGAAATAATATATTCATCCCCATAACTAGGAAAATTAACCATATACATAACCGCAAATTAACTATCGggtattatccataaccatatccactgacacaccccgtcccgaaggagggcatgctggccgtcacgtgagagtgacgtaaccatttgcacagtacggaagctttaaagatacaatttataagttgatacacccgaaggtgagtcctaattttgtccaatctgtcagaacaccgtcgaattcctcgtagtcaccacacctttgtgattcctgaacctggaggggcgcaaaaccaaaattgagtgggtcagtaaaacaattcttttccaaatccaaacatttctcaaaacgttgtaacccctctccgtaaaacctgtatactttcccagaaatgtaaaatataaatatacatatatattctcaaacttcattttttactatctcaacatttttctttatcaatcatgccatgccatgtctaattcaacagttaagtatggatgcatcaacaataatcatatcaggtgcaagaaagtaatcaaccggatgccctctaatagccctgcacggttgaacctagagctcaaaatctatcactctcacactctgccggagtcactccgcgtgacctgtccggccttctgcacataagttacactctagtgcttctcataaatcatctgtgcacataatctaaggtcacccaccagtcggaatctcactaacactctcgcgactggcctgtcgtacccactccgcgtggactgtacgactagcatctacttggatccaagacgagcgtgcgatgcggtgaatactataagcactaaactatggtgcaggatttgagctcaatatacatcaacatcatcataacagaaataaatactcacatgtgcgtccaccgcaccatttcatacatatgcatcataaatcaattcttacccgtgcgtccaccgcaccaattcatgcatatgcatcataaatcaattcttacctgtgcgtccaccacactaattcatacatatgcatcatatattaattcatgcatggcatttcaactcacatttctatatacttttcatatcaattctatgcatggtatttcacttcccgtttttccacataactcatatgcatttcattttaaacatattttcatttcaattcaatttctgggaaacgtcaagtatatatatatacggaaaacaaaactgcccactcacagaataCATCGACGTCTCGTAAGTCCCTGAGCATCCCTTGGCCATGCCCGATGCCCGCATAAACCTCACCTATACAAGAGTAACCAATTTGACGTTATTTAACGCCTAACCCAAATCTTAGTTAATAActcctcatatattgctcaaattgggtatatgaatataccaccgtgacctacacaacctcaggatcatccccatatttttaaaataatttttggagtcctcacgcgcccccacgcgcctgacgtggcacggacctacgcgccccccacgcgcggccacgtgacatgcacactgacggctacagtgaacggcgttagggaatattccgtcaaatcctagtatattccgttaaaaactaacgGTTTCCGTTAAAACTGACTAacggcgtcagaatattccgtcaaacttgacggaatattccgtcacctTCAACCTTCAGCTCCGGCGACCGTCGccggcgccggaaactgggtaaattttCAAAACCACTAATTTCACTCGTTTTTGGTccattttcttcgaattttacaccaaaatgaagcatttaacacctactatcacgttggaaggTTTTTAAGGTCCAAAAACAACAAGATCATACCTTTCCAAATTTCACCAAATTCGGCCAAACTCGAACccaacgatcccgacgtccattttgttcaaacgaggcactccgagcctcctcgtgagctccttaagctcactgtgagctttgTTTAACCTAAAACACGGCCATATTAAAGTTTGTGAACAGTGCTTAATCACGGGGTGTTTTGAAACTAGGATTTCAGAAATGAATCTTACTCGAAAATGGTATCCCCGTGTTCGTGAAGTCATCAGGAGTGTCGTGGTGATCTTCACTTGGACGTTCGTGAATGTTTTAGGTAAGTTTGTGTGTGAGCTTgtgagttcgagagtaagagagagaatgagagagtctgaaatgaagaaagagagagagagtgtgtgactGAGAAGGATAAGAGCTGAGGAAGAGACAACCTACGGGTTTTGGGGAAGGAATTCGGGAGGTAGGACCCTACCTAAAGTCCAAATACAAAATAACACATACAATTATAAATCTAACCCTAGTTTAGGatcttaaagtaaaacaaacaccaaaattacgcaccttaatcccgtttaagggcgtttttgtaatttcacgtcctcggtatTTAGTAattttgggacgggctgtgacatccACCATGTAACGGATTTCTCATCGGTTAATGGGTATATCTATCTTcgtcaatacaaaaaatatattcgttcaattGAGACATTATAAGTTAGTGGATATTAATTTCGTCATTAAACATTTTATGTATAAAATGATCCAATTAATGGATCTTGTTgagtataaaaattaaaacactgATGATGTTAGCTTGTCTTTGATATCTCCTATAAGCACTATTGACTTCGCATTgattttgattcaaaactttaCTTTCCTACAAAATGCAACTTTTGTATTCTCAAGGTAATGGTGAATAATGGATAtacaaatacatacatacatacatacatacatacatacatacatatatatatatatatatattatactattatattatatataaattatattatttactaATTGGATCGAATTCGGTTATGGATACGATTTGGGAACCtccaaaaccataaccgaaTAATATAAACGGTTTTTCCCTTATCCATAATATACTCAAATTTCCATATCCAAATTCGTTTCATTCGGCTGGTTATCCATGGTTATCAAGTTTAATGGTTAGAATTGTCATACCAAGTAATATGTAAGTAATATTTgtatatcttttttcttttgatattaattttaaatgataTTGATGTAGAAGTAAACCTTTTCATGTATTTAGCAAATCAGTTATCCCCTTCTGGGGTCCTCATTTTGAGAACCTGTAAGAACCAAATGCATATTAGCCATAAAATTGTATTAGTTTAGAtctcaaaacataaaatatttgacaatttCATAAAGAAAAACTAACTTAATATCTATGAACCATTACAAAACtcattttgttgtttttctttattaaGTTGTTAAATATTTTAAGCCTTTAGATGTAACCTAATATAATCTTGTGTCTAATATGCATTTGGTCCTCACATATCGTCAAAATAAGAATCTTAGGAGAGCAAAACTCTTTAACGAATTCTGTTTTATACATATCAATGTTCAAAAAGTCGTGAATTATAGAACTTTAAAGCTCCACTTCAAAACCTCGCGCAGCCGCTCTCTGGAAATGATGCTGAGTTTTGAATCcattacaaaaaataatattcagttttgtaattataaaaaatttaattaaaagtttaatCCATCTGCATCGATTTTACCATCTAGTCTGCAACTAAAACCAACCAAAGGAATATATTCCAAGCCATCACgaaaaccataatattaattaaaaattaaaaccatCTGAATTAGAGGTAGTTAGCCGTTTGCCGCTGCAAAATTTAGATCAGCTCTCCTTAGTTGACCAATTTGTATTTCCCACCACCAACAACAAACAAATAACAACGTCAAACTTGGCACctcaaccacacacacacagagtgaCACATGTAACATGGACCAAATCCCCATTTAATTGTCACATTTTGGTTGGTGCCCCCAAAGCAGCTCTACAATTATTATTCAATACTACCACTTTTCGGTGTaagattttctttcttttaaattcttctttcttttgatttCCTTCTTTGAACGATTATGATTAAATTACATTAACATCTGATGTTGACTTATTCatagataaaaagaaaaagaagaaagggagagaggagATTGAAAGAAGAGAATTTGAAGGACAGACCCCACCAAAGTATAATCTACATGAGAATCTAACTAAACAAACTTTTTGTTATGCATTTTTCCCTAAAGAAAATACTTTAAAAAAAGTTTCGAACCTAGAAAATATTGGGTATCAAAATATCAATGTGCTCTTATTCGACTGTTTACTAACAATACGATTTTGTTACCATATTGAGTTTTATGCTGAATGTGTGATtaagatttattttttaacaattcATAAGAAAACACTACTTGTtaagcactttttttttttatacaagcaaTATTGAGAAAAATGAGAATAAAACTTAGGATCTTGGATGCAAATGTAAATGCTGTTAATCACTGAAACTACAAATTATTTGCATTAAGTACACTCCCTTAATTATATAACCAATGAACAATCAGTCGtgttagttttttgttttactgAACATGTTGTCAAGATTTACCATCTAATAATATTAGCATCTGTCTACAAGATAACActactaattttattttattttattttttagaaacaAATATAACATTAGCAGTTGAGTAGCTACCCCTAATTATATAGCATATTCATGTCACTCACCCAACTCACTACCCAGGAAAACAAGAAGGAAACTAGGGAAGAGGATCATGGATCCATTTTGTGGGGATCATAGGGATCTCTACATCTTAATCGTTTATCGTACAGCtagttttcgtcaggtactatttacgtttaattgtaaataaaaaaaatcaaataatttgtaACCACATAATATACAATGAATGATTAAGATGTGGGtgattgtaaataaaaaaatcaaataatttgcaACCACATAATACATAATGAATGATTAAGATGTGAGAATAGAATCCTTGCAATTTAGATCCAGATGAGATCTAAATCCGGAAAGTAGTACATAATACACATCAAATCAAAAAgacgaaaataaaaaagaaagaaaaaaattattaaagcgGATCTTCATTGTTCAGGGGCATTTTGATAATTTCATTTTATAACCATTCGTGCTCGCGAGCGCTCTCCCCCGCTATTTAATAACAGGCGAGCCGTGCTTTTGCATTTGCAGCTGACCAACTCCAATCCAGAGAGACTTGCCAGTCAGTTGTCTTCTTCCTCCCACCAACACCCCTAACCCAAAAGGtaacaattctctctctctttctcgttCTCGATTTTTCTCTCTCACTCAGCTCACCACTCACTCGATTCATCCATCCGATGGATAGAGTGCGATCGTTCTTTACACTGTTTGTTTTTCTTAGCATTTGCATCGTTCGATTGATTAGGATCTGTGATTTAGTCGAGAATTTCGATAATTTTGTAGAATTATAGTGATTTTTTGCAtgctttgtttgtttgcttatgATAGATCTAGCTCTGATCGAAAAACAACTCACTTTCTGTTTGTTTCCtgagaaaaaaattgaacttggCATTGATTATGGGAAAATGGAAACTGGGTTCTCTTCTAGTTTTGTGTGAAATGGAATTGGATAACTTTTTTTATACGATTTTCCAGAATGTTTAATCTATATATCGTTAAAATGGCCGAAATTTGCTGGATATATCGGAATTTTGAGCCCTCGACATGGaaaaggtgtgtgtgtgtttgaagCTTATTTTTTCACCCCATATCTCCGAATTCAGCGATTATCGCTAgaaatatcggaaatatcggctGAATCGGCGATGTTATAGACGAAAATGAGTTACCGAAAATTTTACCTCGACAACGACGACGTTTCTGTTTGGTTCTGGTCCAGGCTtcgcgaagaagaagaagccacgcaatttttccttatttttattggaactttaacgaaaagctttcggtactgtttattttaacgaaaaatcatatttttactctaaaaagtcaatctagtattattcaatttaccctttattttgtccttatcgttaaaattcaaagttttcaaacatttttcattagttttccttatttttataGCCTAAACGTGCGTTTTGATTAGTtggataaaaagaaaataaaaggcaaagccgtttgtttctttttttaaatgaaGCTTAAAAAGTCCACCAACAGAATTTAATTGGGGTAAAACGAAAATAAAAAGCACTTTTCAATTTTCCCTCTaaattttgaacatttgatGGTTTATTTTGAGCCTTCGCTTTGTTCTACTTGTAATTCGACATAGTACTCTGTCACGTATTCAGTTTCGTTCCTCTGTTTGATTCACTAACCAAGTACCGTGTAATTATTGCAGATTTCCATTTGCTTGTATCAATGGCTCCAGTTGCAGCAGAAGCATGTTCTGATTCAATCAAGCCGAGAGGTATTTATTTCCCcttcttttaaatgtttttcTAAATTTGTTGGTTATGTGGTGAAGGCGCTGCAGTAGAATATCtaagtttcaaattttttttctatggTTAATATTATTGATTCAAATGCAGATGTTTACATTGTTGGTGTTGCAAGAACACCAATGGGTGGTTTTCTGGGTGCACTTTCATCTGTACCTGCCACCAAGCTTGGGTCTATAGCTATTGGGGGTGAGCACAATATCTCCTACTTAAGTGGATATTATTTCacggtttttagttttttaagttttagtAGGTAGCATCGACTGATTTTACATATTGTTTTATGTCAACCTGCAGCTGCTCTCAAGAGGGCAAATGTTGATCCAGCACTTGTAGAAGAAGTTTTCTTCGGCAATGTTCTCAGTGCAAACTTGGGGCAGGCCCCTGCTAGACAAGCTGCACTAGGTGCAGGACTCCCTAATTCAGTGATCTGTACCACTGTTAACAAAGTCTGCGCATCAGGGTTGAAAGGTGCAACACCCAttttttagaatctgtttttgtttttaggcGACGATATTTGTTTTTCCGCAGGAAAAAAGGTGACATTAGAAtaacacaaatttaatttcGATGATTGCAGCTACTATGCTCGCAGCACAGAGCATTCAGTTGGGTATCAATGACGTTGTTGTGGCTGGTGGCATGGAAAGCATGTCTAATGTGCCCAAGTATTTTGCCGAAGCAAGGTTAATACTTCTTCTGATTCACAACTCTTTTAAACTTTAAATGAAACTTTGACAGGCACTGATTTGATACAAAAAAATGCAGGAAGGGTTCTCGACTTGGACATGATTCTCTTGTTGATGGAATGCTGAAGGACGGTTTGTGGGATGTCTACAATGATTATGGCATGGGAGTGTGCGCTGAATTATGTGCTGAGCAGCATTCAGTGACAAGGGAGGAGCAGGTAATATATAAGCCCTTTTGTGCATTTTAAATACTGTAGCGCATACCATTATTCAAggttattcatatatttgtttgtgACCACTGCAGGATAACTTTGCTGTTCAGAGCTTCGAGCGTGGTATTGCTGCCCAAGGCTGTGATGCCTTTTCATGGGAAATTGTTCCGGTTGAAGTTTCTGGAGGAAGGGGAAGGCCATCAACAATTGTTGATAAGGATGAAGGTCTAGGCAAGGTAATAATTAATCATGTTTGTATCAGTCAGACACGTAGGCATATCTATGTTTTTCTTGCACAATATAAAATGTCCATCAGGTGTCCCCTGCTAACTGGAATGCAGTTTCTAGAGTAGATAGTTTTGATGCTTCACAGTCGAGATATCTCATTTTTATCATTTGCAGTTTGTTTAGCCAGCGTTTTTATTTGCATAGAGAGGAAGACGGGGTGGGGAAGTGCATTCTACAAACTATTTTTGAGTTCCAGTCTATTATCTAATGTTGCCAAGTGATTGTAATAAATATACCATATACTCAGAGTCTAGGATGTATCTGAATCACATTACGTGAGTTTACCCATCTCAGACGTCCTTATTGTTTGCTTTGCTATCATGTCAGTTTGACGCTGCCAAATTGCGGAAGCTCCGACCAAGTTTTAAGGAGAGTGGAGGTTCTGTTACTGCCGGAAATGCTTCTAGTATCAGGTTATTAGTTTGTATATGTTTCTGTTAAATGATTGATATTTAATCACcttcatctaattatttaatGTTAATATTCGTTTACTTGAATTAGCACAAAAGTCACTTCTTAACTTGTAATTGGTTTGATTTTAAATTGATGGAACCAccttcatttttgttttcataagTCTTTACAATGCTAGTTTTTCTGAAATTTGAAACTCCTTTCATCAACAGTGATGGTGCTGCAGCATTAGTTTTAGCAAGTGGAGAAAAGGTATTAAAGCTTGGGCTACAAGTGATTGCAAAGATCAGTGGATTCGCCGATGCTGCTCAGGTACTGTAGAAGTTTTTATATATCTGAACAAGATTGTAGAGCTTTAAAgtgcatttttgttttcatatcATTCATACCACTACGCTTACATGAGATTGACTGCACAGGCACCAGAACTATTTACAACAGCTCCGGCTCTTGCGATTCCAAAAGCTATTTCAAATGCTGGGTTGGAAGCTTCTCAAATTGACTTCTATGAAATTAATGAAGCGTTTGCTGTAAGCTATCATAATTTGTGGCAATCTTTAAAATAGGGTAAAGCATCCCAAGGCTGCGAATATTAATTGGACCGATTTTCTGTGTACAGGTTGTGGCTCTTGCAAATCAGAAACTTCTTGGACTTAACCCAgtgagttctctctctctctctctctctctctctctctctctctctctctctccccgacCGAATGCTTAGAAtgaatcaaatttaatttttgtttaatgaAGCAGTCTCAACTCCTTCTGTCGGGCTTTTACCAGCATAGGAATCCGCATTTGTTCCTTAACTCATTTTCTGTTCTGATTTCAGGAAAAAGTTAATGTGCATGGTGGAGCTGTAGCATTGGGACATCCTCTTGGTTGCAGTGGAGCTCGTATCTTGGTCACCCTTTTAGGGGTACATTTCGCTTCCTATTCTATTAAACTAAAAGAGAATATGTTAAACTTTAAGAATGAATAGGCTCTGATTTACTTTTTTGCTGCTACTCTCCCGCACCTCTCCTTTCCGTTGTAGCTTACCTGGAATTATTTACCATCGAACgatatctttttctttcaaacCCCTTATTCAGAGTGCAATCCTATTGTAGGTACTGAAGCAGAAGAACGGGAAATACGGTGCTGCTGGTATTTGCAACGGTGGAGGAGGTGCATCTGCCCTTGTTTTGGAGCTTTTGTAAGCCACTTTCAAGTCGATAACTGGTAAGTGTCGCATGTTCCATGTAATTTTAGCTTGGTGGTCTTGCTCTTGTGCGAAACAAGAGTTTTTCATATACTTGATTTGTATCCTCTGAATGTCGATGTCAGTTCGCTTATCAGTATACATGACTTGTGTTTCAGGTCAGAATGGCCGAGGTCGGACCTTGTTGGTGTGAGAGATGAAACTGCCACTAGCAAAGTTCCCTGTTGTGCATTTTTTCTTCCCCTTCGTTGTATTTGATTTGCTTCCCCAATAAATTACAGAAGGTGTTTAGATTGTAGAAGTATATTCCCAATACAGTTCAGTTTCAccattcctctctctctctctctctctctctctctctctctctctctctctctcaattgcTTAAATGTTGTATTGGGTTGGATACTTGGATGCTTGGTACTGAGCAATAATGTGGAGCTAATGGCCTGTACGAACAAAATTGAAAGGGAAAGTCGAAATACGGACATGCGGTATacgtaaattattttttatcttttatgaTATGAGAGGACCATGAGTTTATATTTTGTCAATAATTGCATGGATAGTTGCGTCTATTTTGTTGGAATAATTCTTCAAGTTTAACTCACATAAATATGAGAATAATACATATTTGTGATGAATTCGATTTTTAATTGTAATTTGTGGCTGACTATTGCTGTAATGTAGTTGATGAATTATCAAATTATGAAAATTGTCCCGCAAATATCCAAATGCGACTTCAATGTAATATGTGTTTTAGCCATTCGATTTGTCTATTATTTTATATGAAAATGAATAAATGCAATGAACATTCACAccacttttgtttttcaatttttaacttttttttcttttcaaaacaatatattatttttacactaagaggatAGGGAGTTtagctaagccacacaatgaagagcctaatttgatattaaattcGTCATCTACGAGattcaaacttaagacctctcacttcaaagtgaagaggaataccatcagATCGTAGTACTTAATGATttcaaaacaacatttttattaGTATATTCTTGAGGGAGAGGGTAATATAGTCAATACAGTCGTGGGGTGCAGACAAAAGCTGTATGGGATGCATAGCCGGAAGCACCACACACCGTCTAATTGGTTCTTCAAATGGTGGGCCCCCATTAACCACATCCATCCAATGGCCCACTTCACACTCAATCCCACGGCCTCCTCTCTCTTCCCCCAcccctcccccctcccccctcccccctcccccctcccctctctctctctctctctctccctgtcTCCCAACCATAGtctgaaatatcgataatatcgacgaaatatcgaGGATATTTCGGTTTTTTCGAATTATAGATATTTCGGAACATATCCATGTACATATCGTacaaatatcgataatatcggaaaatatcggtgtaatgtcgctaaaatatcgaaaatatcgatgtaaaggaagcaaaaaaaaaggaaaaaaaaagaaaaaaag belongs to Malus sylvestris chromosome 17, drMalSylv7.2, whole genome shotgun sequence and includes:
- the LOC126610892 gene encoding acetyl-CoA acetyltransferase, cytosolic 1-like; the encoded protein is MAPVAAEACSDSIKPRDVYIVGVARTPMGGFLGALSSVPATKLGSIAIGAALKRANVDPALVEEVFFGNVLSANLGQAPARQAALGAGLPNSVICTTVNKVCASGLKATMLAAQSIQLGINDVVVAGGMESMSNVPKYFAEARKGSRLGHDSLVDGMLKDGLWDVYNDYGMGVCAELCAEQHSVTREEQDNFAVQSFERGIAAQGCDAFSWEIVPVEVSGGRGRPSTIVDKDEGLGKFDAAKLRKLRPSFKESGGSVTAGNASSISDGAAALVLASGEKVLKLGLQVIAKISGFADAAQAPELFTTAPALAIPKAISNAGLEASQIDFYEINEAFAVVALANQKLLGLNPEKVNVHGGAVALGHPLGCSGARILVTLLGVLKQKNGKYGAAGICNGGGGASALVLELL